The Thermoclostridium stercorarium subsp. stercorarium DSM 8532 genome contains a region encoding:
- a CDS encoding isoprenyl transferase, which yields MALLKKNTEIDFSKLPQHVAIIVDGNGRWAERRGLPRSAGHREGAKAVRRIIEHAYNLGIRYLTFFAFSSENWSRPKEEVDELMKLYLDYLKSAENETNDKNIRVKIIGSRIGLSPELINQIDKVEKHTADKDKMTLLIALNYGGRQDILQAVKKIVDDVQKGILNKDDITEEEFRKRLYTEDIPDPDLMIRTSGEMRISNFLIWQCSYTEFYFTDVLWPDFREKHFNEAILEYQKRQRRFGGLGK from the coding sequence ATGGCTTTATTAAAAAAAAATACAGAGATAGATTTTTCAAAATTACCTCAGCATGTGGCAATCATTGTTGACGGAAACGGAAGATGGGCGGAAAGACGTGGGCTGCCGCGAAGTGCCGGACACCGGGAAGGTGCAAAAGCGGTTAGAAGGATAATTGAACATGCGTACAATTTGGGTATCCGCTATCTCACTTTTTTTGCCTTTTCCAGCGAAAACTGGTCAAGACCGAAAGAAGAAGTGGATGAATTGATGAAACTGTACCTTGACTATCTGAAAAGTGCCGAGAATGAGACCAATGACAAGAACATAAGGGTAAAAATAATAGGCAGCAGGATAGGGCTGTCCCCGGAACTTATTAATCAGATTGACAAGGTGGAGAAACATACTGCCGATAAGGATAAAATGACTTTGCTGATTGCACTGAATTACGGCGGGCGTCAGGATATTCTGCAGGCGGTGAAAAAGATAGTGGATGACGTTCAAAAGGGGATTTTGAATAAAGACGATATCACTGAAGAGGAATTTCGTAAAAGATTATATACCGAAGACATACCTGATCCTGATTTGATGATAAGGACAAGTGGAGAAATGCGCATAAGCAATTTCCTTATCTGGCAGTGTTCATATACCGAATTCTATTTTACTGATGTCCTGTGGCCTGATTTCAGGGAAAAACATTTCAACGAGGCCATACTTGAATACCAGAAGCGGCAAAGGCGTTTCGGAGGTTTGGGAAAATAA
- a CDS encoding 1-deoxy-D-xylulose-5-phosphate reductoisomerase gives MTKNLVILGSTGSIGTQALDVCDNINVRVLGLSAQKNIDKLEMQARKYKPAIVAVMDPERGKELKVRLRDTNIKVVWGMDGIIELVTFPGADTVLTSVVGIAGLVPTVRAIEAGKTIALANKETLVTAGKLVMEAAKRNNINILPVDSEHMAIFQCLAGNRKEDIEKLILTASGGPFRGYTEELLNDVTVEEALNHPTWLMGKKITIDSATMMNKGFEVIEARWLFDMELSKIEVLVHPQSIIHSMVSFRDGSIIAQLGASDMRIPIQLAMTWPERMENSFGRVDFTRVGMLTFEKPDLKVFKCLNFAIRAANIGGTMPAVLNAANEVAVSLFLDGKISFKAIMDLIGEVMENHRVHMNPSLNDIIEVDRLAREETLNIYKKKYKDHVRVFQWAYMGNN, from the coding sequence ATGACAAAGAATTTGGTTATATTGGGTTCGACAGGGTCAATCGGAACGCAGGCTTTGGATGTCTGTGACAACATAAATGTCCGTGTTTTGGGACTTTCAGCGCAGAAAAATATAGATAAGCTTGAGATGCAGGCAAGAAAGTATAAACCGGCCATTGTGGCGGTTATGGATCCGGAACGGGGGAAGGAGCTTAAAGTTCGGTTAAGGGATACCAACATAAAAGTTGTTTGGGGAATGGATGGGATTATTGAGCTTGTTACTTTTCCCGGAGCCGATACCGTTCTGACATCGGTGGTGGGGATAGCGGGGCTTGTTCCTACCGTCAGGGCCATTGAGGCAGGGAAAACTATTGCTCTCGCCAACAAGGAAACCCTTGTTACTGCAGGAAAGCTGGTAATGGAAGCAGCAAAAAGGAATAATATAAATATATTACCCGTGGACAGTGAACATATGGCCATCTTTCAGTGTCTTGCCGGAAACAGGAAGGAAGACATTGAAAAATTAATTTTAACCGCATCGGGTGGGCCTTTCCGAGGGTATACCGAAGAACTGCTTAATGATGTTACCGTTGAAGAGGCCCTGAACCATCCCACATGGCTGATGGGCAAAAAAATAACGATAGATTCGGCAACAATGATGAACAAGGGATTCGAAGTTATCGAGGCCCGGTGGCTGTTTGACATGGAGTTGTCGAAGATTGAAGTTTTGGTTCATCCCCAGAGTATTATCCATTCGATGGTATCGTTCAGGGATGGTTCGATAATAGCACAATTGGGCGCGTCGGATATGAGAATTCCCATTCAGTTGGCGATGACGTGGCCAGAGCGTATGGAAAACAGTTTCGGCAGGGTCGATTTTACAAGAGTTGGCATGCTAACCTTTGAAAAACCCGATTTAAAGGTGTTTAAGTGCCTGAATTTTGCAATCCGTGCGGCAAATATCGGCGGCACAATGCCGGCCGTGTTGAATGCCGCGAATGAGGTTGCAGTTTCACTTTTCCTTGACGGAAAAATCTCCTTTAAGGCGATAATGGACTTAATCGGCGAAGTTATGGAAAACCATAGGGTGCATATGAATCCTTCCCTTAATGATATAATAGAAGTGGACCGTTTGGCCCGTGAGGAAACTCTAAACATATATAAGAAAAAATATAAAGATCATGTTAGGGTTTTCCAATGGGCTTATATGGGGAATAATTAA
- a CDS encoding phosphatidate cytidylyltransferase codes for MRTRIISGTIAAIILFVIMQLPPFMLGVAVFIVSSIALYEFYQCVRRENYNPIRTIGFFTSTVYFLYLIGSAYIDEISGTFLNDLYRTFFRQDIIYLFIYIVIVCLLLQLVFRHRRFNLKDVAVTLLGIAYIPFLISFIFLVRLMENGYELSWLVIIATFSTDIFAYFTGKFFGKRKLVPDISPNKTVAGGIGGIAGSIVCTTLFGILYMNTFSALIIEIYHYMILGVLCGIIAQLGDWAASAIKRNVGIKDFGHIMPGHGGLLDRIDSLLFVAPAVYFYIKFFIF; via the coding sequence TTGAGAACGAGAATTATAAGCGGAACCATTGCAGCGATAATTCTTTTCGTTATAATGCAGCTGCCGCCTTTTATGTTAGGTGTGGCCGTTTTTATTGTTTCTTCGATTGCATTGTACGAATTTTACCAGTGCGTGAGAAGGGAAAATTATAATCCCATAAGAACCATTGGTTTTTTCACGTCAACAGTTTACTTTCTGTACTTGATTGGCAGTGCTTATATTGATGAAATCAGCGGCACTTTCCTGAATGATTTGTACAGAACGTTTTTTCGACAGGACATTATATATCTGTTTATTTATATTGTCATTGTATGTTTACTTCTTCAGCTTGTGTTCAGACACAGGCGTTTTAATTTGAAAGACGTTGCCGTTACGCTTCTGGGAATTGCCTATATTCCTTTTCTTATATCTTTTATTTTTTTGGTTAGATTAATGGAGAACGGGTATGAATTATCCTGGCTTGTTATTATAGCGACGTTTTCTACCGATATTTTTGCGTATTTTACGGGTAAATTTTTCGGAAAAAGGAAACTTGTGCCCGACATCAGCCCCAACAAAACCGTCGCAGGCGGTATAGGGGGAATTGCCGGAAGCATTGTCTGTACGACCCTTTTTGGAATTTTATACATGAATACTTTTTCGGCACTTATAATTGAAATTTATCATTACATGATACTTGGTGTCCTCTGCGGAATAATAGCCCAGCTTGGGGACTGGGCCGCTTCGGCAATAAAAAGAAACGTCGGTATTAAGGATTTCGGACACATTATGCCGGGGCATGGCGGGTTGCTGGACAGAATTGACAGCTTGCTTTTTGTTGCACCTGCAGTATATTTTTATATAAAGTTTTTTATCTTTTGA